A genomic region of Calditerricola satsumensis contains the following coding sequences:
- a CDS encoding methionine ABC transporter ATP-binding protein, translating into MIKLQGIRKTFSTGGKTVEVLKGIDLSVQKGEVFGLIGRSGAGKSTLLRIINLLERPSAGRVVVDGVELTALSERELRRARQRIGMVFQHFHLLWSRTVRENIALPLEIAGVPKREIRQRVDELVELVGLTERADAYPAQLSGGQKQRVGIARALANRPHVLLCDEATSALDPETTDQILDLLRSINRRFGLTVVLVTHEMDVIQAVCDRVAVMEGGRIVEVGPVAEVVARPQTETARRFLQQGRAADRGRILGADIPHVGPAAGSEGSAVAAGSEAGVSAAGEGAVEVFLRLELDGVSAPVVETAIRRFAADIRLCEGSLAEGPGGVRGALTVRVSGAPAVVQGVIEYWKAAGVAVTPLETLAERRVRA; encoded by the coding sequence ATGATCAAGCTGCAGGGCATTCGCAAAACCTTCTCCACGGGCGGCAAAACCGTGGAGGTGCTCAAGGGCATTGATCTCTCGGTGCAAAAAGGCGAAGTCTTCGGCTTGATCGGCCGCTCCGGAGCCGGCAAGAGCACGCTGCTGCGCATCATCAACCTGCTCGAGCGGCCATCGGCGGGGCGCGTCGTCGTCGACGGCGTCGAGCTGACGGCCCTCTCGGAACGCGAGCTGCGGCGGGCGCGCCAGCGCATCGGCATGGTGTTCCAGCACTTTCACCTGCTGTGGTCGCGGACGGTGCGCGAAAACATCGCCCTGCCGCTGGAGATCGCCGGCGTGCCGAAACGGGAGATCCGCCAGCGCGTCGACGAGCTGGTGGAGCTGGTCGGCCTGACCGAGCGCGCCGACGCCTATCCGGCCCAGCTGTCGGGCGGGCAGAAGCAGCGCGTCGGCATTGCCCGGGCCCTGGCCAACCGGCCCCATGTGCTCTTGTGCGACGAGGCCACCTCGGCCCTCGACCCCGAGACGACCGACCAGATCCTCGACCTGCTGCGGTCGATCAACCGCCGCTTCGGGCTCACCGTGGTGCTCGTCACCCACGAGATGGACGTCATCCAGGCCGTGTGCGACCGCGTCGCCGTGATGGAAGGCGGGCGCATCGTCGAGGTGGGCCCGGTGGCCGAGGTGGTGGCCCGGCCGCAAACGGAAACGGCGCGCCGCTTCCTGCAGCAGGGGCGTGCTGCCGATCGGGGGCGGATCCTCGGCGCCGACATCCCGCATGTTGGGCCGGCGGCGGGAAGCGAAGGCTCAGCCGTGGCGGCCGGGTCGGAAGCAGGCGTCTCCGCGGCCGGCGAGGGCGCGGTGGAAGTTTTCCTGCGCCTTGAGCTCGACGGCGTGTCCGCTCCCGTGGTGGAGACGGCCATCCGCCGCTTTGCCGCCGACATCCGCTTGTGCGAAGGGTCGCTGGCCGAGGGGCCGGGCGGCGTGCGCGGTGCGCTGACGGTGCGCGTCTCTGGCGCTCCCGCCGTTGTCCAAGGGGTGATCGAGTACTGGAAGGCGGCGGGCGTGGCCGTGACGCCGCTCGAGACGCTGGCGGAAAGGAGGGTGCGCGCGTGA
- a CDS encoding methionine ABC transporter permease, producing the protein MNALAELFPHVAQNWDGVLQATWETLYMVGASLFFSVLLGIPLGVLLVLTSPGHLVPMPWLNKLLGTLVNVFRSVPYIVLILWLLPVSRLLFGTSFGPTAAILSLVAGAAPFYARLVETALREVDAGVIEAARAMGASLWQIVIKVLIPEALPAMAAGVTVTGVGLVGYSAMAGVIGSGGLGAMAYNFGFNGFQNDTLFVATLLLILMVQLFQAAGDRIVRRLDKR; encoded by the coding sequence GTGAACGCCTTGGCCGAGCTGTTCCCCCACGTGGCGCAAAACTGGGACGGGGTGCTGCAGGCCACCTGGGAGACGCTGTACATGGTGGGGGCGTCGCTCTTCTTCTCCGTGCTGCTCGGCATCCCCCTCGGGGTGCTGCTCGTCCTCACCTCGCCGGGCCATCTGGTGCCGATGCCCTGGCTGAACAAGCTGCTCGGCACGCTGGTCAACGTCTTCCGGTCGGTGCCGTACATCGTCCTCATCCTGTGGCTCTTGCCCGTCTCGCGCCTGCTTTTTGGCACCTCCTTCGGTCCGACGGCAGCCATCCTGTCGCTGGTGGCCGGCGCGGCGCCCTTCTACGCCCGGCTCGTGGAGACGGCCCTCCGCGAGGTCGATGCCGGCGTCATTGAGGCGGCCCGCGCGATGGGGGCCAGCCTGTGGCAGATCGTCATCAAGGTGCTGATTCCCGAGGCCCTGCCGGCGATGGCCGCCGGGGTGACGGTGACCGGCGTCGGCCTGGTCGGCTACTCGGCCATGGCCGGCGTGATCGGCAGTGGCGGTCTCGGAGCGATGGCCTACAACTTCGGGTTCAACGGCTTCCAGAACGACACCCTGTTTGTGGCCACGCTCCTCTTGATCCTCATGGTGCAGCTGTTCCAGGCCGCGGGCGACCGCATCGTCCGCCGCTTGGACAAGCGATAA
- a CDS encoding MetQ/NlpA family ABC transporter substrate-binding protein, protein MRKALTLLMLALLVVLPLAGCGTATEKGGDASQGTANKPLKVGATAVPHAEILNEVVKPKLKEKGIDLEVVVFQDYVLPNTQLAEGALDANYFQHIPWLEATNKEKGYKLVPVAGVHIEPLGLYPNKKKGYKSVNDLPDGATIAITNGASEWLRVFRLLEAAGLIKLKEGIGEKVTEKDIVENPKHIKFTQVDPAMLPRTLEDPKIDAAVINTNFAIEGGLVPTKDAIFREDENSPYVNVLVTREDNKNDPRIQELVKVLLSEDVKKFIEEKYKGAVVPAQKTF, encoded by the coding sequence ATGCGCAAGGCCTTGACGCTGCTCATGCTCGCACTGCTCGTCGTCCTGCCCTTGGCCGGCTGCGGGACCGCGACGGAGAAAGGCGGCGACGCGTCGCAAGGGACGGCCAACAAGCCGCTCAAGGTGGGGGCCACGGCCGTTCCGCACGCGGAAATTCTGAACGAAGTGGTGAAGCCGAAGCTGAAGGAAAAGGGCATTGACCTCGAGGTGGTCGTGTTCCAGGATTACGTCCTGCCGAACACGCAGCTGGCGGAAGGGGCGCTGGACGCCAACTACTTCCAGCACATCCCGTGGCTGGAGGCGACGAACAAGGAGAAGGGCTACAAGCTGGTACCGGTGGCCGGCGTCCACATCGAGCCCCTCGGGCTGTACCCCAATAAGAAGAAAGGGTACAAATCGGTGAACGATCTGCCGGACGGGGCGACCATCGCCATCACCAACGGGGCCAGCGAGTGGCTGCGCGTGTTCCGCCTGCTGGAGGCGGCCGGGCTGATCAAGCTGAAAGAAGGCATCGGCGAAAAGGTGACGGAAAAGGACATCGTCGAAAACCCCAAGCACATCAAGTTTACGCAGGTTGACCCGGCCATGCTGCCGCGCACGCTGGAAGACCCGAAGATCGACGCCGCGGTCATCAACACGAACTTCGCCATTGAGGGCGGCCTTGTGCCGACCAAGGACGCCATCTTCCGCGAAGACGAAAATTCCCCGTACGTCAACGTGCTGGTCACGCGGGAAGACAACAAGAACGACCCGCGCATCCAAGAACTGGTGAAGGTTCTCCTGTCGGAAGACGTCAAGAAATTCATTGAAGAGAAGTACAAAGGGGCGGTCGTACCGGCGCAGAAAACCTTCTGA
- a CDS encoding LysM peptidoglycan-binding domain-containing protein: protein MRFHVREQVHLPDDAPEIEAIRELELEPVVEVTASGGSVTVSGFLSLTGKYIGRREYLGGTGDGREAHVPFPYHPFESEMGPLAPWQKRSEIRHRIPLDITVPEDRVPDLEDVYVVIDSFDYEVNGPRKLLIDAVLDVTGIVVDSRRGAHTVEQDAPAAPVLVSGPEPAREAAGAAETATEGVAESTPDSRADDAPAVLREEKGDPVLDGHEAAFARVSPSAQGPSAPEAGSGDEPTEQGASEAVEAAAAPAEAGDASARQGSDAAAEAQPKPQPEVKVAITAKSKTEESSARPLSSYLMEKLAKEKRPAGSDEQTPASAAPRASAEPNSTDGEGQAEGETTAAREGQEADAEDREATKRPENGRYLIGLLKEKEERYARLTMCIVQRDDTLASIAARYGVSVSTIRSVNRMADDRVEEGQILLIPRGEG, encoded by the coding sequence TTGCGTTTTCACGTTCGCGAGCAGGTTCACCTTCCGGACGACGCGCCGGAGATCGAGGCGATTCGCGAGCTGGAGCTGGAACCCGTCGTGGAAGTGACCGCATCCGGCGGTTCGGTGACGGTTTCGGGGTTCCTCAGCCTGACTGGCAAGTACATCGGCCGGCGGGAATACCTGGGGGGAACCGGGGACGGGCGTGAGGCGCACGTGCCGTTTCCGTATCATCCTTTTGAAAGCGAGATGGGCCCCTTGGCGCCCTGGCAAAAGCGCAGCGAGATTCGCCACCGCATCCCGCTGGACATCACCGTGCCGGAAGACCGCGTGCCCGACTTGGAGGACGTCTACGTGGTCATCGACAGCTTCGATTACGAGGTGAACGGGCCGCGCAAGTTGCTTATCGACGCCGTGCTGGACGTTACCGGCATTGTCGTGGATAGCCGTCGCGGCGCGCACACGGTGGAGCAGGACGCGCCCGCAGCCCCCGTGCTGGTGAGCGGGCCGGAGCCGGCGCGCGAGGCGGCCGGAGCCGCCGAAACGGCAACGGAGGGCGTGGCCGAGTCGACACCGGATTCGCGCGCGGACGATGCGCCTGCGGTTTTGCGCGAGGAGAAGGGGGATCCGGTTTTGGACGGGCACGAGGCGGCGTTCGCCCGCGTATCGCCTTCTGCGCAGGGGCCTTCCGCGCCGGAGGCCGGGAGCGGCGACGAGCCGACCGAGCAGGGCGCGTCGGAGGCGGTGGAGGCGGCCGCCGCGCCAGCGGAAGCAGGCGACGCTTCTGCGCGCCAAGGGTCCGACGCGGCGGCAGAAGCCCAACCGAAGCCGCAGCCGGAGGTGAAGGTGGCCATCACGGCCAAATCCAAAACCGAGGAGAGCAGCGCCCGCCCGCTCTCTTCTTATTTGATGGAGAAATTGGCCAAAGAAAAGCGGCCGGCCGGATCGGACGAACAAACGCCCGCTTCGGCGGCCCCGCGCGCATCGGCCGAGCCGAACTCGACCGATGGGGAGGGCCAAGCGGAGGGCGAAACGACCGCCGCACGCGAGGGACAAGAGGCGGATGCAGAAGACCGCGAAGCGACCAAGAGGCCCGAAAACGGCCGGTACCTGATCGGCCTGCTCAAGGAGAAGGAAGAGCGGTATGCGCGCCTGACGATGTGCATTGTGCAGCGCGACGACACGCTGGCCTCCATTGCCGCCCGCTACGGGGTGTCGGTGAGCACGATTCGGTCGGTGAACCGCATGGCTGATGACCGCGTAGAAGAAGGGCAGATTCTCCTGATTCCGCGGGGGGAAGGGTGA
- the fdhD gene encoding formate dehydrogenase accessory sulfurtransferase FdhD, giving the protein MELPVTQRRPILRYENGRLHAAVDTVASEYALTVYVDDEELATLVCTPSHLDELVIGFLAAEGVIRSAGEIVSLTLDSANGFAYVETAGKRRFSQRFFNKRYIPSCCGKGRQSFYFFNDVQTAKPVEQAPTLAPDDVLRLIGALQETSHVFADTGGVHNAALCTRAGLVVARTDIGRHNALDKLYGYCLQHNVPRDDKLLAFSGRLSSEVILKAAKMGVGVVLSKSAPTELGLRIAEELGITAIGFVRGARFNVYTHPHRLQPGIEQPAE; this is encoded by the coding sequence ATGGAGCTGCCCGTGACCCAACGACGCCCCATCCTGCGCTACGAAAATGGCCGCCTGCATGCGGCCGTCGACACGGTGGCAAGCGAATACGCCCTCACCGTCTACGTCGACGACGAGGAACTGGCGACGCTCGTCTGCACGCCCAGCCACCTGGACGAACTCGTCATCGGGTTTCTGGCGGCGGAAGGGGTCATCCGCTCCGCCGGGGAGATCGTCTCCCTCACCCTCGATTCCGCAAACGGGTTCGCCTACGTGGAAACGGCGGGCAAACGCCGGTTTTCCCAGCGCTTCTTCAACAAGCGCTACATTCCGTCGTGCTGCGGGAAAGGGCGGCAATCCTTCTATTTCTTCAACGACGTCCAAACGGCCAAACCGGTCGAGCAGGCTCCCACCCTCGCCCCCGATGACGTGCTGCGCCTGATCGGCGCGCTGCAGGAGACTTCCCACGTCTTTGCCGACACCGGCGGCGTCCACAACGCCGCCCTCTGCACGCGCGCCGGTCTCGTCGTCGCCCGCACCGACATTGGCCGGCACAACGCCCTCGACAAGCTCTACGGCTATTGCCTCCAGCACAACGTGCCGCGCGACGACAAGCTGCTCGCCTTCAGCGGGCGGCTCTCCTCGGAGGTGATCCTCAAGGCGGCCAAGATGGGGGTGGGCGTGGTCCTCTCCAAGTCGGCCCCCACCGAGCTCGGCTTGCGCATCGCCGAGGAATTGGGGATCACCGCCATCGGCTTCGTTCGCGGCGCGCGTTTTAACGTGTACACCCATCCCCATCGGCTACAGCCAGGCATCGAGCAACCGGCCGAATAG